One Euphorbia lathyris chromosome 1, ddEupLath1.1, whole genome shotgun sequence DNA segment encodes these proteins:
- the LOC136226605 gene encoding pectinesterase 2-like: MTTKLILFVLTISLFSFLSLQSAFSSEEINKLCNQTPNPEPCKYFMNQNPNHFQPNHNSDYRKMATDLALQRALAAQSHNKYLGSKCRNPKEKAAWADCLKLYQDTIIQLNNTLEKKCTDYDSQTWLSSALTNIETCRTGFVELGVSDFVFPLMSNNVSKLICNTLALKNGSSAVKPETYKSGFPSWVSGGDRKLLQAASVSPNLVVAQDGSGNYKTIKEGLDAAAKRSGSGRFVIRIKSGTYRENLEIGNGLTNIMLVGDGLRNTIITGSRSVGGGSTTFNSATVAVTGDGFIARGITFRNTAGPSNHQAVALRSGSDLSVFYRCGFEGYQDTLYVHSQRQFYKECYIYGTVDFIFGNAAVVLQNCMIYARRPMAQQKNVVTAQGRTDPNQNTGISIHNSRVMAAPDLVPVLSSFKTFLGRPWKLYSRTVYMKTYLDSLVDPAGWLEWDGDFALSTLYYGEYGNSGPSASTGGRVKWGGYKVITSSEASRFTVSNFIAGGSWLPATGVPFTSGL; this comes from the exons ATGACAACAAAGCTCATACTCTTTGTCCTAACCATCTCTCTTTTCTCATTTCTCTCACTACAATCAGCATTTTCATCCGAAGAAATAAACAAATTATGCAATCAAACCCCAAACCCGGAGCCATGCAAATATTTCATGAACCAAAATCCAAACCATTTCCAACCCAACCATAACTCCGATTACCGGAAAATGGCCACCGATTTAGCCTTACAACGAGCCCTCGCTGCACAAAGTCACAACAAATACCTCGGCTCAAAATGCCGAAACCCCAAAGAAAAAGCTGCTTGGGCTGATTGCTTAAAGCTCTATCAAGACACCATTATCCAACTCAACAACACTTTAGAAAAAAAGTGCACCGATTATGACTCCCAAACATGGCTCAGCTCGGCTCTAACTAACATCGAAACATGTCGAACCGGGTTCGTTGAGCTTGGGGTTTCGGATTTCGTGTTTCCACTCATGTCTAATAATGTTTCTAAGTTGATATGCAACACTCTGGCTTTGAAAAATGGGTCGTCGGCGGTGAAGCCGGAGACTTATAAAAGTGGGTTTCCGAGTTGGGTAAGTGGTGGTGATAGGAAGCTGTTGCAGGCGGCTTCGGTGAGTCCTAACCTTGTGGTGGCTCAAGATGGTTCAGGGAATTATAAGACTATAAAAGAAGGGCTTGATGCGGCGGCCAAGAGGAGTGGGAGCGGGAGGTTTGTGATACGTATTAAGAGTGGGACTTATAGGGAGAACCTTGAAATTGGTAATGGGTTGACGAATATTATGTTGGTCGGAGATGGATTGAGAAATACTATCATCACCGGAAGCCGGAGTGTTGGCGGTGGTTCTACTACTTTCAATTCTGCCACTGTTG CCGTAACCGGAGATGGATTTATCGCCCGAGGCATAACATTCCGAAACACAGCCGGACCCTCAAACCACCAAGCAGTAGCACTCCGATCAGGCTCCGACCTCTCAGTATTCTACCGGTGCGGCTTCGAAGGTTACCAAGACACTTTATACGTCCACTCCCAAAGACAATTCTACAAAGAATGTTACATCTACGGAACAGTAGACTTCATCTTCGGCAACGCCGCTGTCGTTTTACAAAACTGCATGATCTACGCCAGAAGACCAATGGCCCAACAGAAAAATGTGGTAACAGCACAGGGAAGAACAGACCCAAATCAAAACACCGGAATTTCAATCCATAATTCTCGAGTCATGGCTGCACCTGATCTTGTACCGGTTTTAAGTTCATTTAAAACTTTTCTGGGTCGGCCATGGAAGCTGTATTCTCGCACTGTTTATATGAAAACTTACCTTGATTCTTTGGTGGATCCTGCTGGGTGGCTCGAGTGGGATGGTGATTTTGCTTTGAGTACTCTTTATTATGGAGAATATGGGAATAGTGGACCTAGTGCTTCTACTGGTGGAAGAGTTAAGTGGGGTGGTTATAAGGTTATTACTAGCTCGGAAGCTTCTCGGTTTACTGTTAGTAATTTTATTGCTGGTGGTTCTTGGTTGCCGGCGACTGGCGTTCCTTTCACTTCTGgtctttga